AGGCGGGGACTACACTCTCAAGATCGAGAACCAATGGTCCCAAGGAGGAATTCGTAGTACCCCGACCACTACGAGAATTTTATCTCAAAACTCTTTGGAGTACGTGACATTAATATACTAGGAGGAATAAACAATGAATTCGAGAAAACCTAAACGAATTGGTACATTAGTAGTGATGGGTATTGCAGGAATCGGAGCATTTTCTCTTTTGGGAAATGTAAGTCATCTAAATAATCCCTGGATTTTTCCCGGGGTTACGGTGAAACACGTACAAACGAGTAGAGCTACTGTAAACCAACTTTCCTCAGATCAGATGTCATTCCCATTACAAACAGGTACTTCTCAAAACTGGGCGGGATATGTTGTACAACCCACACCGCAATCTAATGGTGAAAACAGTGTAACTGGTAGTTGGACAGTGCCTGAGATATCAGGTAATCCAAATGGAAATGACGCACAATGGATAGGTCTAGGTGGCGTATCTAGTCATGATTTATTGCAGATGGGCACAGTTGAACAAATGCAAAACGGACAACAAACATCCTATGTTTTTTGGGAGAAATTACCTGGAGCAGCAAGGCAAATGGTTCCTGTATCTGCTGGTGATCAAGTGTCTTCGCAAATTGAGCCTATTGGGCAAAATACATGGAAACTTGTCGTTACAGTGACACCACAAAATGGTCAACCGTATTCTAGATCGGTAACCGTGCATTTAAGTTCCTCTTATGCAAATGGAGTTGGATCCTCAGCCGAGTGGATTAGTGAAGATCCTTCCAATCAAAGTCATACCTTATTGCCACTTGGTGATATGGGGACAATTACCTATCAAGATGCGACTGTCAATGGTCAGGCCATCTCTGCTAGTGATCACCAAGTTGAACCATTAGAAATGGTTGGTGGCATGGGATTACCTGAAGTTTTACCTACGCAATTAACAGGAAATGGTGAGAGTTTTAGTACTGTTATGAAGAATTTTTCTCAAAATGGTCTACAAAGCGTTAGTGGAGATGGGAGTGGGGGAGGAACCTTCATCATTCCTGGTATTGGAACAATTAGTGGTATTAATGGATTTGGCAATGGATTCGGAAATGGATTTGGACAAGGCAATGGATTTAGTTGGGGTAATAGCAACTCATGGCCAAGCGCAGTTAACTTTCCGTCTGCTACGCAAGGCATTCAAATGCTACAGCAGTGGCAACAATGGATCAATCAACAAACCCAACAAATACAAGAACAATTCCAACAAACACAACAACCGCAAATTCAAGTATGGCCAACTGGTTTTAGTCTTACATTTACTTCCTTTAACCGTTAACGTTATCATACAACTATATAAAAATAGGTTTAGTGGCTGTTTACTGCTACTAAACCTATTTTTTTGGCAGGAATTCAGCAAGATAAGTGGAATTAATTAATGAAGGTCTTTACAGATCGAAATTATGGGCATAGTGCTAAAGGGAGAACTACATAGATGAGTTCGCGTCGTTCAAGAGGTCCAAAGATTAAAAAGGAAAATTCAGAACGTTGGTTGCTAACCTATTCAGATTTAATCACTTTATTATTGGCTTTTTTTATCATCATGTATAGTATTGCAAGTTTAAATCAAGGTAAATTTCAACAGTTAGCAGAATCACTTCATGATGCACTTTCTGGTTCGAGTAATCCGATCACTTTTAGTTCAGAAGGTGCTAATAAAAGTCTATTACAAAATACCTCACTCACTGTAGCGCAACAAGATCAGATCGCTGCGATTATAAAAGAAAATCACTTATTTTCTGATATCTATAGGGAGTTAGAGCAGTACATATCAGCGCATCATTTACAAGCTAGCGTGCAAGCAGTAGATGAACCTAAAGGTATAAGGATAGCCATTCATTCTGATGTTTTATTTGACAATGGATCAGATCAATTACGGCCACAAGCATTAGAGATTCTACAAGGGGTTGTTCCATTTTTAAATAAAGTGACAACAAGCATTCAAGTCAACGGATACACAGATAGTGTCCCCATTAGAACGCAACAATTTCCTTCCAATTGGTATCTATCAACCGACCGTGCGGCAGGTGTAGTTTCTTATCTCATTACAAGAGGCGTAAATCCAACTCGGTTATCCGCCCAAGGATTTAGCAAATATCGTCCTATAGCTACGAATGCAACTGCGGCAGGAAGACAATCCAACCGTCGAGTAGATATTGTTTTATTGCACAGTTGGTATTAAAAATACCATGAATTGTTACTTTGATAATTGTAAAAGTTCGCTAATTGTAACCACTCTATATTGTTTACGTTCTAAGGCCGGTAAAAGAACCTTTAACGCTTGCACAGTATTAGTTTGTTTGCTAGCTCCATCATGGAATAAGATGATATCCCCTGGGTGTATATGATCTAATACGTGTTGAGTAATAGAGGAGGCGATACGTCCATTCCAGTCTCTTGTATCTTGATCCCATGCCCAAAGCACGATGCGCAAATGAGCCTGTTTAGCAGCTTGCCTTATGAGTGGATTGATGATCCCCATTGGAGGTCGAAAGTACTTTGGATAGATCCCTGTGGCACGGTATACTTGTTCTTGAGTTAATTTGATCTCTTGAACAGCACTTGGTGAACTCCAATGTAGGTCATGTGAAAAAGAATGATTACCAACTTCATTTCCTTTTTCAACTTCATATTTTATAATATTTGGATATTGTGCAACTTTACGTCCAATGACAAAAAAAGTAGCATGTGCATGATGACTAGTTAATTGTTGTACGATTTGCTTTGTGTATAGGGGATCTGGTCCGTCATCAAAAGTAAAGGCAACTATTTTCTGTGTCGTTTCAACTCTATGCAATAGTTCAGGATCGGAAAATTCGGTTTGTGATGCTGATAAAGTAAAAAACAACTGACTGACGATCATCAATTTCACTATGGCTGGGTAGATCACGAACGCGTCTCCTGTCTGCTACTAAACGACTTGTTATGGTATATTTAGTCTAAACAAATAAACTCAGTCGTATGCAAGGAATTTTGTTCGATCAAACACACCTCACGAAGTAGTCGTTGTTGCATGAGGTTTTTCATTTGTTCTAGGACAAATTCTTGTCTCATTTTTTCGATAGGGCAACTTGGACAAAGTGCTGAACCATAAGCGCCACATATGTGATGACAATATTCATTAGCATTTTCTGATGATGCTTTGCAATAATTTTGATCGTTTGAGTGCATAAGTAGGTTTGGCTCCTATACGAGTAATATAAACGAATGAATATGACATCCCTTATTAAACAATGTCGTCAGATGCCTGTAAATAGCGAACGATGTCTTAGTTTGTCGAATAGCGACGAGAGCACAATACGCGAAACTTTCCGTCAATATGTGATGGCACTAAATCAACGTCCGATAATATACATTATGTTAACTAGTTTATAAAAAAATAAAGGACTTGCGCCCTTATTGTCAACATGTGTTATGGTGATGTCTCTCTTTGCTCTGAACCATCCTTTTTTCGAAATACTTCATAAAATCGTTCGTATTTCCCCGGTTGTACAGCAGGAACAATTTGTTCTTTATTAGCGTCCCCAATACGTGCTTTGTCCTGACTAAAATCTGTTTTTGAACGTTGCCCATTCGTTTTTGTGTTCAAACGTTTATTCGTTCGATCACCTGAACGAGCACGATAATTTTGTCTGTACTCTTGTAATTGTTGCTCAGATTTCAGATTAGCTCTAGACCAATCTGTCAATACAGTATCTACATAGCGAAAATTATAAACGCCAGCCAATACCGACTCTCTTAGCGCTTCAATAATTAACCATTGTGGATATTGATCCTCATCAATCCATTGCATAATTTGTTCGTATTCAAGTGGAGATAACAATCTTCCAAATTCTTCTTCAAAGCGATTGTAAATGAGAGCAACTGTATTTGAGCGATTTTCTAGTCCCAGAAGGCGTTCTATCAATGGCCGTAAACTCACACGTTCATGTTGATGTAACAACAGCCCCTGCCCCATTAATCCTTGAATAATAACAGCTATGCGTTCTTTAGATAAGGTCATGCGCAAAGCTAAGTCATCTAATCTTGGAAAGGAATGTTCCACTTGTTGTGATGCAATAATATGAATGATAACGAGAAATTCCTCATCACTTAACCCTATCGAATGATAACGCTGAAATAAAATATATGGGAATGTAGCATAACTTTCCTCTAACGCATCTAATGCTTGGTCGAGGGGTTTATTGGTCACGAGGTACCACCTCCGCTATCAGTATACCATTCTCCTATGAACGCTAATAGGGGAATTTTTATGGGGAGGATATTTTCTGGAGGGTCTATACTTCCAGAAAATATCCTCCCCATATGACGTGTACTGTCCTATGGATAGAGGCGATATAACAGGCGTGGGAAGGGAATGGTTTCACGAACATGCTCCAGTCCACATATCCATGCTACGGTCCGTTCTAACCCTAGCCCAAAGCCCGCATGTGGCACAGATCCATATTTTCTAAGATCCATATACCACGCATAATCTTCTTCAGACAGATCATGTTCTTTAAAACGTGCCAAAAGAAGTTCGGGATCATCAATACGTTGGGATCCACCAATGATCTCACCGTACCCTTCTGGCGCAAGTAAATCAGCACATAAAACGACCTCTGGACGCTCTGGATCGGGTTTCATGTAAAAAGCCTTAATGGATGTCGGGAATTTTTCTATAAAGACAGGACGTTCAAAATGTTCTACAATAGCTGCTTCATGTGGTGCTCCAAAATCTTCTCCCCAAGTAATGTCATGCCCATCTTTTTGCAATAATGCAATGGCATCATCGTATGTGATTCTAGGAAATGGCGCCACATACTTCTGTAAAATCGAGGTGTCGCGTCCAATGGCTTTTAGTTCAACCGAGCAATTAGTCAGTACGTGTTGAATAATATGAGACACCAATTGTTCTTGTACGATTAAGCTTTCTTCATGAGTAGTAAAAACCATTTCCGGTTCAATCATCCAAAATTCAATTAAATGACGCCTTGTTTTAGATTTTTCTGCACGAAAAGTAGGGCCAAACGAATACACTCTGCCAAATGCTAATGCTGCAGCTTCCATGTATAACTGACCACTTTGAGTAAGAAAAGCATCGCGATCAAAATACTCTGTATGAAATAGATTGGTTGTTCCTTCACATGAAGATGGCGTTAAAATAGGCGGATCTACTTGCGTGAACTCATTTTCATCAAGAAAGGCGCGAATAGCTTTTATAATTTCTGCGCGAATTTTCAAAATCGCTCTTTGCCTAGGAGCGCGAATCCAAAGATGACGATGATCCAGTAAAAAATCTACGCCGTGTTCTTTAGGAGTGATCGGATAATCGTGTGTCTCATGAATGATTTCTACATTTGAAACTTGCAACTCTACTCCAGAAGGTGCTCGTTCATCACGAACAACTACTCCTTGAATCTGTACTGAACTCTCTTGAGTAAGTGATACTGCATTGTGAAATACCTCTTCAGTAACATCTGCTTTCGTTACAACGCCTTGCACAAATCCGCTGCCATCGCGCAATTGGAGAAAGGCCACTTTCCCTGATGACCGTTTAGTGTGTAACCAACCTTGAATAACAACTGTTTGATCAATATGTTCTGGTAAATGTTTAATAAGAACCGTTTGAACCATGTAGTAAACCTCCATAAGATAGTTATGATCTATTGGCTATAAAAAATCAGTTTCATCATAGAGTAACTGTACATATTCTAAAAAGAAAACTCCTACAATGCAAATCATCGCAGGAGTTTATATAATTCTTGACAAATCATTAGTTAGCTAGGCGCGTTATTTCACTGGGTTCCACCAACTGTTCCGAAGTCGTGACTGAGTACGTTTCAGGTAATGATGTTGAAACGAAGCGATCTTTACACTCTGTCAACCATTCGCGAAATTCAGTTCCATCAATACTTTCCGTCGCCACAACATATTGTGCATAATCATGAAGATCTTGTGCAAACGGGGTAAGTACTTCTCTTGTCCGCTGCTCAATCTCAGAGAGAATAAAACGCACTTCTTCGTCTAAAATACCGTCTGGCAAGTGCTCTTCAGCTACGATCCCCATGCGACTGAGGCCACACATCACTTCTGTTCTAGCTATACGACTGGCTTGTAAAAAATCATTTTGTGCTCCTGTTGAGCGGTTATTAAACACTAGGCTTTCAGCCATTGCACCACCTAGAGCTACGACGACTTGCTGATCCAATTGTTCTTTTGTATACAGATAACCGTCTGTTTCAGGGATTTGTCGCACAAACCCTAACGCGTTACCACGTGGCGCAATCGTAATATGCGATACAGAAAATGGGCGCATCATTTCAGATGCAATAGCATGACCGAGTTCATGAACTGC
This sequence is a window from Sulfoacidibacillus ferrooxidans. Protein-coding genes within it:
- a CDS encoding G1 family glutamic endopeptidase, with translation MNSRKPKRIGTLVVMGIAGIGAFSLLGNVSHLNNPWIFPGVTVKHVQTSRATVNQLSSDQMSFPLQTGTSQNWAGYVVQPTPQSNGENSVTGSWTVPEISGNPNGNDAQWIGLGGVSSHDLLQMGTVEQMQNGQQTSYVFWEKLPGAARQMVPVSAGDQVSSQIEPIGQNTWKLVVTVTPQNGQPYSRSVTVHLSSSYANGVGSSAEWISEDPSNQSHTLLPLGDMGTITYQDATVNGQAISASDHQVEPLEMVGGMGLPEVLPTQLTGNGESFSTVMKNFSQNGLQSVSGDGSGGGTFIIPGIGTISGINGFGNGFGNGFGQGNGFSWGNSNSWPSAVNFPSATQGIQMLQQWQQWINQQTQQIQEQFQQTQQPQIQVWPTGFSLTFTSFNR
- a CDS encoding flagellar motor protein MotB, translating into MSSRRSRGPKIKKENSERWLLTYSDLITLLLAFFIIMYSIASLNQGKFQQLAESLHDALSGSSNPITFSSEGANKSLLQNTSLTVAQQDQIAAIIKENHLFSDIYRELEQYISAHHLQASVQAVDEPKGIRIAIHSDVLFDNGSDQLRPQALEILQGVVPFLNKVTTSIQVNGYTDSVPIRTQQFPSNWYLSTDRAAGVVSYLITRGVNPTRLSAQGFSKYRPIATNATAAGRQSNRRVDIVLLHSWY
- a CDS encoding polysaccharide deacetylase family protein, with the protein product MIYPAIVKLMIVSQLFFTLSASQTEFSDPELLHRVETTQKIVAFTFDDGPDPLYTKQIVQQLTSHHAHATFFVIGRKVAQYPNIIKYEVEKGNEVGNHSFSHDLHWSSPSAVQEIKLTQEQVYRATGIYPKYFRPPMGIINPLIRQAAKQAHLRIVLWAWDQDTRDWNGRIASSITQHVLDHIHPGDIILFHDGASKQTNTVQALKVLLPALERKQYRVVTISELLQLSK
- a CDS encoding DnaD domain protein codes for the protein MTNKPLDQALDALEESYATFPYILFQRYHSIGLSDEEFLVIIHIIASQQVEHSFPRLDDLALRMTLSKERIAVIIQGLMGQGLLLHQHERVSLRPLIERLLGLENRSNTVALIYNRFEEEFGRLLSPLEYEQIMQWIDEDQYPQWLIIEALRESVLAGVYNFRYVDTVLTDWSRANLKSEQQLQEYRQNYRARSGDRTNKRLNTKTNGQRSKTDFSQDKARIGDANKEQIVPAVQPGKYERFYEVFRKKDGSEQRETSP
- the asnS gene encoding asparagine--tRNA ligase, producing the protein MVQTVLIKHLPEHIDQTVVIQGWLHTKRSSGKVAFLQLRDGSGFVQGVVTKADVTEEVFHNAVSLTQESSVQIQGVVVRDERAPSGVELQVSNVEIIHETHDYPITPKEHGVDFLLDHRHLWIRAPRQRAILKIRAEIIKAIRAFLDENEFTQVDPPILTPSSCEGTTNLFHTEYFDRDAFLTQSGQLYMEAAALAFGRVYSFGPTFRAEKSKTRRHLIEFWMIEPEMVFTTHEESLIVQEQLVSHIIQHVLTNCSVELKAIGRDTSILQKYVAPFPRITYDDAIALLQKDGHDITWGEDFGAPHEAAIVEHFERPVFIEKFPTSIKAFYMKPDPERPEVVLCADLLAPEGYGEIIGGSQRIDDPELLLARFKEHDLSEEDYAWYMDLRKYGSVPHAGFGLGLERTVAWICGLEHVRETIPFPRLLYRLYP